CCCGTGAGATCTCCGAAGGGGGAGACCGGATCGTGTCGACCACCAGCTCCAAGGTTGCGATCAAGCCGCTCGAGGACCGCATTGTGGTCCAGCCGCTCGACGCCGAGCAGACCACGGCCTCCGGCCTGGTCATTCCCGACACCGCCAAGGAGAAGCCCCAGGAGGGCGTCGTCCTGGCCGTGGGCCCGGGCCGCTTCGAGAACGGCGAGCGCCTTCCGCTCGACGTCAAGACCGGCGACGTCGTTCTGTACAGCAAGTACGGCGGCACCGAGGTGAAGTACAACGGCGAGGAGTACCTCGTCCTCTCGGCTCGCGACGTGCTCGCGATCGTCGAGAAGTAATTCACCCACGTTTGTTTCTGTTCTGCGCCCCTGGCCCCCTGCGAAATAACTAGC
The Streptomyces sp. NBC_00234 DNA segment above includes these coding regions:
- the groES gene encoding co-chaperone GroES, coding for MSTTSSKVAIKPLEDRIVVQPLDAEQTTASGLVIPDTAKEKPQEGVVLAVGPGRFENGERLPLDVKTGDVVLYSKYGGTEVKYNGEEYLVLSARDVLAIVEK